From Rubripirellula reticaptiva, the proteins below share one genomic window:
- a CDS encoding O-acetylhomoserine aminocarboxypropyltransferase/cysteine synthase family protein, translated as MTDSKQASPQRMATMALHAGQVVDPTTNSRAVPIYATTSFTFNDTDHAAALFGLTEFGNIYSRLMNPTVDVLEKRLAAMEGGVTGLCFASGQAAITAAVLTLAHSGQNIVSSTSLYGGTWTLFTQTLKQMGIEVRFFNPDHPEEIHKLVDENTRLVYMESIGNPKNDVPDFRAIADAAHTAPHGALPVLCDNTTMTPMLLKPFEHGIDIVIYSTTKFLGGHGVHIGGAIVDSGNFKWADQPEKWPEFCAPSPSYHGAIFEEHLRPMGNIAYLLHIRTHWLRDTGAAMSPFAAFLFLMGIETLHLRMPRHCENAMAVATFLENHDSVEWVNFPGLKSHKDYARGQKYLPNGQGAIMGFGIKGGVEAGKKFINACKLCSHLANIGDAKTLVIHPASTTHQQLSGEEQAKTGVRPEYIRVSVGIEDVQDIIDDLSQALAVATA; from the coding sequence ATGACTGATTCGAAGCAAGCATCACCACAGAGAATGGCCACCATGGCCCTGCACGCCGGGCAAGTCGTTGACCCGACCACCAACAGTCGTGCTGTTCCGATCTATGCGACGACCAGCTTCACGTTCAATGACACCGATCATGCGGCAGCTCTATTCGGGCTGACTGAGTTTGGCAATATCTACAGCCGATTGATGAATCCAACCGTCGATGTCCTTGAAAAACGGTTGGCGGCGATGGAAGGCGGAGTCACGGGACTCTGTTTTGCGTCCGGGCAAGCTGCGATCACGGCGGCTGTTCTTACGCTGGCTCATAGCGGCCAAAACATCGTCAGCAGCACGTCGCTGTACGGAGGGACGTGGACGCTGTTCACGCAAACGTTGAAGCAAATGGGCATCGAAGTCCGATTCTTCAATCCGGACCATCCCGAGGAAATTCACAAACTGGTCGACGAGAACACGCGACTGGTTTACATGGAAAGCATCGGCAATCCCAAGAACGATGTGCCGGACTTCAGGGCAATCGCCGATGCCGCGCACACGGCGCCCCACGGTGCATTGCCGGTGCTTTGCGACAACACCACGATGACACCGATGTTGTTGAAGCCATTCGAGCATGGCATCGACATCGTGATCTACAGCACCACGAAGTTTCTGGGCGGTCACGGCGTTCATATCGGCGGTGCGATCGTCGACAGCGGTAACTTCAAGTGGGCCGATCAGCCTGAGAAATGGCCTGAGTTCTGCGCTCCGTCACCTTCTTATCACGGTGCGATTTTCGAAGAGCACCTTCGACCGATGGGCAACATCGCCTACTTGCTGCACATCCGAACGCACTGGCTGCGAGACACCGGTGCGGCGATGAGTCCGTTTGCTGCGTTCTTGTTCTTAATGGGAATCGAGACCCTGCATTTGCGTATGCCGCGACACTGTGAGAACGCGATGGCAGTTGCGACGTTCCTGGAGAATCACGATTCGGTCGAATGGGTGAACTTCCCTGGACTGAAGTCGCACAAGGATTACGCACGTGGTCAGAAGTATCTGCCCAACGGCCAAGGTGCGATCATGGGTTTTGGAATCAAAGGCGGAGTCGAAGCGGGTAAGAAGTTCATCAACGCCTGTAAGCTGTGTTCGCACTTGGCAAACATCGGTGACGCGAAGACCTTGGTCATTCATCCCGCCAGCACGACGCACCAGCAATTGAGCGGCGAAGAGCAAGCTAAGACTGGCGTACGTCCCGAGTACATTCGTGTTTCAGTCGGTATCGAAGATGTTCAAGACATCATCGATGACTTGAGCCAAGCTTTGGCTGTCGCGACCGCATGA
- the metX gene encoding homoserine O-acetyltransferase MetX, whose product MTENSANLRGAESTDDVRSAAPLKHVQTIDFVGPIVLELGISLPRVTCAYETWGQLNGDASNAVLVCHAITGDSHATRHDENDDAGWWEQLIGPGKAIDTDRFFVVCPNVLGGCRGTTGPSDIDPLSNPPKPYGASFPRITIADMVGVQKRLADHLGVKRWRSIVGGSLGGHQAMTWVTRYPGSADSCVIIASSPRLSSQSLGFDIIARNAIQSDPNFAGGQYYDKPQRPDTGLAIARMLGHITYLSSEAMADKFDPDRHDPRQIASGFEQQFSVGSYLAHQGEKFTTRFDANSYVTLSMALDLFDLGSTRLQLMEAFDEADSSFLVISFSSDWLFPPSQSRDIVAALAALDKQVTYTEVTSTAGHDSFLVDREIGQYAPIIEARLGKVDRSPLTLTRLEEFILSCIPSGLSVLDLGCGDGNLMAALRERGHEKLVGVEVAQDNILKAASRGLNVIDYDLNTGLPAFIDNQFDFIVLSSTLQAVANVAELFDEMLRVGKRVVVSFPNFAYRTLREDYVVRGRSPRAPGEFNYCWYDTPNRRFPSIADVMDLCREKNVTVEQEIYFDSATQTQIWPDDDPNLNAETAILVLSR is encoded by the coding sequence ATGACCGAGAATTCGGCCAATCTGCGAGGTGCCGAGAGCACCGATGATGTCCGTTCGGCTGCGCCCCTGAAGCACGTTCAGACGATCGACTTTGTTGGTCCGATCGTGCTTGAACTTGGCATTTCGCTTCCTCGCGTGACGTGCGCATACGAAACATGGGGCCAGCTGAATGGCGACGCGTCGAACGCGGTGTTGGTGTGTCATGCGATCACGGGTGACTCGCACGCTACGCGTCATGATGAAAATGATGACGCCGGTTGGTGGGAGCAATTGATCGGGCCCGGAAAGGCGATCGATACTGATCGTTTCTTTGTGGTCTGCCCAAATGTTCTCGGTGGCTGCCGGGGTACGACGGGGCCATCGGATATTGATCCTCTTTCGAATCCGCCCAAACCCTACGGAGCTAGCTTTCCGCGAATCACGATCGCCGACATGGTTGGCGTTCAAAAACGGTTGGCTGATCATTTGGGGGTCAAGCGTTGGCGATCCATCGTCGGCGGTTCGCTGGGTGGGCACCAAGCGATGACCTGGGTGACTCGTTATCCCGGATCGGCCGATTCCTGTGTGATCATTGCGTCCTCGCCACGTTTGAGCAGCCAATCCCTTGGCTTCGATATCATCGCTCGCAATGCAATTCAATCGGATCCAAACTTCGCTGGCGGTCAGTACTACGACAAACCACAACGACCTGATACGGGGTTGGCGATCGCAAGAATGCTCGGTCACATCACTTATCTCTCGAGTGAAGCGATGGCCGACAAGTTTGATCCTGATCGTCATGATCCGCGTCAGATCGCGTCTGGTTTCGAACAACAGTTCAGCGTCGGTTCGTATCTGGCACACCAGGGCGAGAAGTTCACGACTCGATTTGATGCAAACAGTTACGTCACGTTATCGATGGCACTCGACTTGTTCGATCTTGGGTCGACGCGTTTGCAGTTGATGGAAGCTTTTGACGAAGCGGACAGTAGTTTTCTAGTGATTAGCTTCAGCAGCGACTGGTTGTTTCCGCCGAGTCAGTCTCGTGACATAGTCGCGGCGCTTGCGGCGCTAGATAAACAAGTCACCTACACCGAAGTCACTTCGACTGCGGGGCACGATTCCTTTTTGGTCGACCGCGAAATTGGCCAATACGCGCCGATCATCGAAGCGCGGCTGGGGAAGGTGGACCGGTCGCCGCTGACATTAACGCGATTGGAAGAGTTCATTCTGTCATGTATTCCAAGCGGCCTTTCGGTGCTTGACCTCGGCTGTGGCGACGGCAATCTGATGGCGGCGTTGCGAGAACGGGGACATGAGAAATTGGTCGGTGTTGAAGTTGCCCAGGACAACATTTTGAAGGCTGCATCGCGCGGTTTGAATGTCATCGACTATGACCTGAATACTGGGTTGCCCGCATTCATCGACAACCAGTTCGACTTCATTGTGTTGAGTTCGACGCTGCAGGCGGTCGCCAATGTGGCCGAGCTGTTTGACGAAATGTTGCGAGTAGGAAAGCGGGTGGTCGTTAGCTTTCCAAATTTTGCTTACCGGACACTTCGCGAAGACTATGTCGTGCGAGGTCGTTCGCCGCGAGCACCGGGCGAATTCAATTACTGTTGGTATGACACGCCCAATCGCCGTTTTCCAAGCATCGCCGACGTGATGGATCTTTGTCGTGAGAAAAACGTGACTGTCGAGCAGGAGATCTACTTTGATTCTGCGACGCAGACGCAAATCTGGCCCGATGATGACCCGAATTTGAATGCCGAGACAGCGATCTTAGTACTTTCTCGCTAA
- a CDS encoding sulfatase family protein, whose protein sequence is MKSIAVLAALCWSFGSLASCLAADQPNFIIIFTDDQGYNDLGCFGSKKIETPNIDRLAREGRKYTSFYTACSVCSPSRAALLTGSYPKRVGMHKHVLFPQSDYGLNPAEYTIADHLKSQGYATACVGKWHLGHHPETLPRANGFDSYYGIPYSNDMNHPDNKGKPRLPSDELWANQASAIEIWNTPLFENEEIIELPVDQRTITRRYTDRAIDFVKSNQDKPFFLYLPHSMPHIPLYVPDDSYDPNPANAYTCVIEHIDAEVGRLADTVRDLGLSEKTYIIYTTDNGPWLQFKNHGGSADPLRAGKGTTFEGGQRVPCVMWAPGRIPAGTTTDAFVTTMDLLPTIASITGSQLPSEKKIDGVDISSTFETDHSPRNELIFYSAQGVLEGIRMGDWKYLSKVKTKGKNKPAGRERFLFNLAKDIGEQENLIENESAIAAKLDARMVAADEEITGAARLVWKREAVPAN, encoded by the coding sequence ATGAAGTCGATTGCAGTTTTGGCGGCTCTTTGTTGGTCGTTTGGTTCGCTGGCGTCGTGCTTGGCGGCTGATCAACCTAACTTCATCATCATTTTCACGGACGACCAGGGCTACAACGACTTGGGGTGTTTTGGGTCAAAGAAGATCGAGACGCCGAACATCGATCGTCTGGCTCGCGAAGGCCGCAAGTACACCAGCTTCTATACGGCCTGTTCCGTATGTTCGCCTTCCCGCGCGGCACTGTTGACGGGCAGCTATCCCAAGCGTGTTGGCATGCACAAGCACGTACTGTTTCCGCAAAGCGATTACGGCCTGAACCCGGCCGAGTACACGATCGCTGACCATTTGAAATCCCAAGGTTATGCGACCGCTTGTGTTGGGAAGTGGCACCTCGGGCATCATCCCGAAACGTTGCCGCGTGCCAATGGTTTCGATTCGTACTACGGAATTCCGTATTCCAATGACATGAATCATCCCGACAACAAAGGCAAGCCCCGTTTGCCGTCGGATGAATTGTGGGCGAATCAAGCTTCGGCGATCGAGATCTGGAACACACCACTGTTCGAAAACGAAGAGATCATCGAATTGCCCGTGGACCAGCGCACGATTACTCGGCGCTATACCGACCGGGCCATCGATTTTGTGAAGTCGAATCAGGACAAGCCGTTCTTCTTGTACCTCCCTCATTCGATGCCACACATTCCGCTGTATGTTCCTGATGATTCGTACGATCCCAATCCGGCGAATGCGTATACGTGTGTGATCGAACACATTGATGCGGAAGTTGGCCGCTTGGCCGATACAGTGCGAGATCTTGGGTTATCCGAAAAAACGTACATCATCTATACCACCGACAATGGACCTTGGCTGCAATTCAAGAATCATGGTGGCAGCGCTGATCCACTGCGGGCTGGGAAGGGGACAACGTTTGAGGGCGGCCAACGTGTACCCTGTGTCATGTGGGCGCCAGGTCGAATTCCCGCAGGCACGACGACCGATGCTTTTGTAACCACCATGGATCTGCTGCCAACGATTGCGTCGATCACAGGTTCGCAGTTGCCATCCGAAAAGAAGATCGATGGCGTCGATATCTCGTCTACCTTTGAAACTGATCATTCACCACGGAACGAATTGATTTTCTATTCAGCACAGGGAGTCCTGGAAGGGATTCGGATGGGCGACTGGAAATATCTTTCCAAGGTAAAGACCAAGGGCAAGAACAAGCCGGCTGGTCGCGAACGATTTTTGTTCAATCTCGCTAAGGACATTGGCGAACAAGAGAATTTGATTGAAAACGAATCAGCGATTGCAGCCAAGTTGGACGCTCGAATGGTGGCCGCGGATGAAGAGATCACCGGGGCAGCTCGTCTCGTTTGGAAACGCGAAGCGGTACCCGCGAACTGA
- a CDS encoding metallophosphoesterase, whose amino-acid sequence MKPQSSFIRRPVLTRRHFLGGVIGGVSIAGGMYGWATRVEPHWLQITRHTLAIRDLPESLRGKSLVQISDFHIGVADENYLSWAVEQANELSPDIVAVTGDIIDHGFEGSADAVQRVFSRLEGGSLATLGCLGNHDYGNRWSDTNIADRITETLSDVGVQMLRDEHVTVEGLSVFGLNDYWTPHFNANQVLREADQGRDGLCLCHNPDVCDEHVWNGFRGTILAGHTHGGQCKPPFMPPPRLPIKNRRYVSGFYDVGEDRTLFVNRGVGYGFKARFNCRPEITHFTLQRSLS is encoded by the coding sequence ATGAAACCGCAATCATCATTTATTCGAAGACCCGTTCTTACGCGACGCCATTTTCTTGGTGGCGTCATCGGTGGTGTGTCGATTGCCGGTGGAATGTATGGATGGGCCACTCGTGTCGAACCGCATTGGTTGCAGATCACTCGGCACACGCTTGCGATTCGTGATCTTCCGGAAAGCTTGCGAGGGAAATCGCTGGTTCAGATCTCGGATTTTCATATCGGTGTGGCTGACGAGAACTATCTGAGCTGGGCGGTGGAGCAGGCTAATGAGCTAAGCCCCGATATTGTTGCGGTGACCGGCGACATCATCGATCACGGCTTTGAAGGTTCAGCGGACGCAGTCCAACGAGTCTTTTCGAGACTCGAAGGCGGATCGCTGGCAACGCTGGGCTGCCTGGGCAACCATGACTACGGAAATCGCTGGTCTGATACGAACATTGCTGATCGTATTACCGAAACGCTGAGCGATGTTGGTGTGCAGATGCTTCGTGACGAGCACGTCACGGTTGAAGGGTTAAGCGTATTTGGGCTCAATGACTATTGGACGCCTCATTTTAATGCGAACCAGGTGCTGCGCGAGGCAGACCAGGGGCGCGACGGACTTTGCCTGTGCCACAATCCGGACGTCTGCGACGAGCACGTGTGGAACGGTTTTCGCGGTACGATTTTGGCGGGACATACGCACGGTGGGCAATGCAAACCGCCGTTCATGCCGCCACCACGGCTGCCAATCAAGAACCGCCGGTATGTCAGCGGTTTTTATGACGTAGGTGAAGACCGGACTCTGTTCGTTAACCGCGGTGTCGGTTACGGGTTCAAGGCACGGTTCAATTGCCGACCGGAAATCACTCATTTCACGCTGCAGCGTTCGTTGAGCTAG
- a CDS encoding COG1361 family protein: MNHSARTTDSLATSKLPTYRLFLIAIALLVALSSGCSQLRLPAIDPSGACLFSPLPTTTSIALPGSGGEGCGCFSCLAGLKSCVTNHLRSKPGIGFPTPAFVDPVDPPACPTPGTQSIAAGQSNEPCVPSAPCAGSCATGPRAVLLGAETDPNCKCSLPDRGKRGCILLSPMKIVAPVGGEVVLLSGVCGNDGYLQMNEKLEWMLTPDSVGTFIQVGDDEPGVIGRLAGSSVRPEKKDPSYAIGITSTKKTLITRGNTNPNDDVRLEKGQTWITLSSPSEGVSHVTVLAPESECWDQRKSTATIYWVDATAQFPGAQIVPAGTTVDLTTRVTRSEKTLPASGWKVRYEILQPELATFAGTGGSAVTEVIVDDSGNATAQLVPVPGTSGTTAVNMQVIRPGGKTDNMPTLPLGNGQTFVTWSSPKLELRAGAPAVASYDVPYQVVANVRNPGNQPATNVRVDLQTPPGTKIIRADSFARVVPNGVTWDLGILPPQTQLDLFVELASQSPVELSFQARGDGLASEDSVRVDVFRRSLGLAVAAVEDRVEAGQAVTFNIDVTNNGDRPMTNAYVTATGDSSIIHESGGVMVRDNKDGPLQPGETWRKKVVFTPTQSGRRCVRVEAFADGGQRAAQEACALVINPIPLTPNLTATIDGKSQVATGDPTLIRAQIVNEGRGEARNVTFNMVFDPQLQLIAATEGANERAIGQRIITWNVPSIAPGQQVLLEGQFTTISPSPRSRVSISAESAEGARANDEFVFEIIGPGQTVQPPRGPSLPPVGTSPEIPGGAAPEPLRGNPDLRRTDPLPSQPGPSPETARTGRLVTSVFGRDNPVRVNAPIRYSIRVTNDSNQRDGQVGIQFALPNGVRMERLVPQTSPELSDYRFDSGVVSLPYIPNLEPGQSEDFELVLSSNQPQTFDLNVAVRSLNTPNGFVTTETTTVTP; the protein is encoded by the coding sequence ATGAATCACTCTGCACGGACGACCGATTCGCTCGCCACATCAAAACTGCCTACGTACCGGTTGTTCTTGATAGCGATCGCGTTGTTGGTTGCCCTTAGCAGCGGCTGCAGTCAATTGCGTTTACCGGCAATCGACCCATCCGGGGCCTGCCTGTTTTCGCCACTTCCGACGACCACCTCCATTGCCTTGCCCGGTTCGGGTGGCGAGGGATGTGGATGCTTTAGTTGCTTGGCTGGACTCAAGTCTTGCGTCACTAACCATCTGCGAAGCAAGCCAGGGATTGGGTTTCCGACACCTGCCTTCGTCGATCCGGTTGATCCACCGGCCTGTCCGACGCCTGGAACGCAGTCCATTGCGGCCGGGCAAAGCAATGAACCTTGCGTGCCGAGCGCTCCTTGCGCCGGATCGTGCGCGACTGGTCCTCGCGCTGTATTGTTGGGCGCTGAAACAGACCCGAACTGCAAGTGTTCGCTTCCCGACCGAGGAAAGCGCGGCTGCATCTTGTTGTCGCCCATGAAGATCGTTGCACCGGTCGGCGGTGAAGTCGTCTTGTTGTCGGGCGTTTGCGGTAATGACGGTTACCTGCAGATGAACGAGAAGCTGGAATGGATGCTGACGCCCGACAGCGTCGGTACGTTCATTCAAGTTGGCGATGACGAGCCTGGCGTGATCGGTCGATTGGCCGGTTCAAGCGTTCGTCCCGAGAAGAAAGATCCGTCGTACGCGATCGGAATCACCAGCACCAAAAAAACACTGATCACACGCGGTAACACCAACCCCAACGACGACGTGCGGTTAGAGAAAGGTCAGACCTGGATCACGCTTTCCAGCCCGAGTGAAGGAGTCAGCCACGTCACGGTGCTTGCGCCCGAGAGTGAATGCTGGGACCAACGCAAATCGACGGCGACGATTTACTGGGTCGATGCTACCGCACAATTTCCTGGTGCGCAAATCGTGCCCGCCGGGACCACGGTTGACCTGACCACTCGCGTCACGCGATCAGAAAAGACATTGCCGGCAAGCGGATGGAAAGTTCGCTACGAAATCCTGCAACCTGAACTGGCAACGTTTGCCGGAACCGGTGGATCGGCGGTTACCGAAGTCATCGTTGACGATTCGGGCAACGCAACTGCTCAACTGGTTCCCGTGCCGGGCACCAGCGGCACGACCGCCGTGAACATGCAAGTGATTCGGCCGGGCGGCAAGACTGATAACATGCCAACTCTGCCGCTTGGTAATGGTCAGACCTTTGTGACTTGGAGTTCACCGAAGCTTGAGCTTCGCGCCGGCGCGCCCGCGGTTGCATCGTATGATGTTCCCTATCAAGTTGTCGCCAACGTGCGAAATCCAGGCAACCAGCCTGCCACGAATGTCCGCGTCGACTTGCAGACTCCGCCAGGCACGAAGATCATTCGCGCTGACTCGTTCGCTCGCGTGGTACCCAACGGCGTAACCTGGGACCTTGGCATTCTGCCACCGCAGACTCAATTGGACCTGTTCGTTGAATTGGCTTCACAGTCACCCGTGGAGCTGAGCTTTCAGGCTCGCGGCGATGGGCTTGCCAGCGAAGACTCGGTGCGTGTCGACGTTTTCCGGCGATCGTTGGGGTTGGCCGTCGCGGCTGTTGAGGATCGCGTCGAAGCCGGTCAAGCGGTGACCTTCAATATCGATGTCACCAACAACGGCGATCGTCCGATGACAAACGCTTATGTGACGGCAACCGGTGATTCGTCCATCATCCACGAAAGCGGTGGTGTGATGGTTCGCGACAATAAAGACGGTCCACTGCAACCGGGTGAAACTTGGCGCAAGAAGGTCGTCTTCACACCGACTCAGTCCGGTCGTCGCTGCGTCAGGGTCGAAGCGTTCGCCGACGGAGGCCAGCGGGCTGCTCAAGAAGCCTGTGCACTTGTCATTAACCCCATCCCACTGACACCCAACTTAACCGCAACGATTGACGGCAAGTCGCAAGTCGCTACTGGTGACCCTACTCTGATTCGCGCTCAAATCGTTAACGAAGGTCGTGGCGAAGCTCGCAATGTCACCTTCAACATGGTGTTCGATCCGCAGTTGCAACTGATCGCCGCAACCGAAGGTGCCAACGAACGAGCCATTGGTCAACGCATCATCACGTGGAACGTTCCATCGATCGCGCCGGGACAACAGGTTTTGTTGGAAGGTCAGTTCACAACAATTTCGCCAAGTCCTCGATCACGAGTTTCCATCAGCGCCGAGAGTGCCGAGGGCGCTCGCGCGAACGATGAGTTTGTTTTCGAAATCATTGGCCCCGGACAAACGGTACAGCCGCCACGCGGTCCAAGCTTGCCACCGGTCGGAACGTCGCCTGAAATCCCCGGCGGGGCGGCTCCCGAGCCGCTTCGCGGTAACCCTGATCTTCGCCGAACCGATCCACTGCCGTCGCAACCTGGTCCGTCCCCTGAAACAGCACGAACGGGTCGGCTGGTGACTTCGGTGTTCGGTCGTGACAACCCGGTGCGAGTGAATGCTCCGATCCGTTACTCGATTCGAGTCACCAACGACTCCAATCAGCGGGATGGACAGGTTGGCATCCAGTTTGCATTGCCAAACGGCGTGCGGATGGAACGATTGGTTCCGCAAACAAGCCCGGAACTGAGTGACTATCGCTTCGATTCCGGAGTTGTTTCGTTGCCCTACATTCCAAATCTGGAACCAGGCCAAAGCGAAGACTTTGAATTGGTGCTTAGCAGCAACCAGCCGCAAACGTTCGACTTGAACGTTGCCGTACGAAGTTTGAACACGCCCAACGGATTCGTTACTACCGAAACGACTACCGTAACGCCTTAG